The following coding sequences lie in one Micropterus dolomieu isolate WLL.071019.BEF.003 ecotype Adirondacks linkage group LG15, ASM2129224v1, whole genome shotgun sequence genomic window:
- the LOC123984373 gene encoding delta-1-pyrroline-5-carboxylate synthase-like isoform X2 — MFARLALCSRLPSIRQSNVCPVSIRTFSQVKFLRSRPHGKSFAHRSELKQAKRIVVKLGSAVVTRDECGLALGRLASIVEQVAMLQNQGREMMIVTSGAVAFGKQRLRHEILLSQSVRQALHSGQNQLKEMSVPVLEARACAAAGQSGLMALYEAMFTQYSTCTAQILVTNLDFHDEQKRRNLNSTLHELLRMNIVPIINTNDAVVPPPVPSSDLQGVISIKDNDSLAARLAVEMKADLLIALSDVEGLYDSPPGTDDAKLIDIFYPGDQQSITFGTKSRVGIGGMEAKVKAALWALQGGTSVVIANGTNPKVTGHVITDIVDGKKVGTFFSEVKPAGPTVEQQTEMARHAGRALSSLHPEQRGEIICCLAELLTEKKDEILSANKRDMELATTSGRLSQPLIDRLSLSTAKLNSLAIGLRQLAVSSRDSVGRVLRRTRVANNLELEQITVPIGVLLVIFESRPDCLPQVAALAIASGNALLLKGGKEASNTNKILHQLTQEALSIHGVADAIQLVSTREEVEDLCRLDKMIDLIIPRGSSQLVRDIQRAAKGIPVLGHSEGVCHVYVDSDASIEKAIAVVRDSKCDYPAACNAMETLLIHRDLLRTPIFDQIIDMLRTEHVKIHAGPRFASYLTFSPSEVKSLRTEYGDLECCIEVVDSMQDAVDHIHKYGSSHTDVIVTENEETAEQFLQQVDSACVFWNSSSRFADGYRFGLGAEVGISTARIHARGPVGLEGLLTTKWVLRGEGHTVADFSEQGSMKYLHENIPVPQGSFS, encoded by the exons ATGTTTGCCAGACTGGCCTTGTGCTCTCGGCTGCCATCCATCCGGCAGTCAAATGTCTGTCCTGTCTCTATCAGAACGTTTTCCCAGGTTAAAT TCTTGCGCTCACGTCCCCATGGGAAGTCTTTTGCTCACCGCAGTGAGTTAAAGCAGGCCAAACGCATTGTAGTGAAGCTGGGGAGTGCTGTGGTGACACGAGATGAGTGCGGTCTGGCACTGGGACGGCTGGCTTCAATAGTAGAGCAG GTGGCCATGCTGCAGAATCAAGGCAGGGAGATGATGATTGTCACCAGTGGTGCTGTGGCGTTTGGGAAGCAGAGACTGAGACATGAGATCCTGCTGTCTCAGAGCGTCAGACAGGCTTTGCATTCTGGACAGAACCAACTCAAAGAGATG TCAGTTCCAGTTTTGGAGGCAAGGGCATGTGCAGCTGCAGGACAGAGCGGTCTGATGGCCTTGTATGAAGCTATGTTCACCCAGTACAGCACCTGCACTGCACAA ATTCTGGTCACCAACTTGGATTTTCACGATGAGCAGAAGCGGCGCAACCTGAACAGCACTCTCCATGAACTGCTCCGCATGAACATAGTTCctatcatcaacaccaatgatGCTGTTGTTCCGCCCCCTGTTCCTAGCAGTGACTTGCAGGGG GTAATAAGCATCAAAGATAATGACAGCTTGGCTGCACGGTTGGCTGTTGAAATGAAAGCAGACCTCCTTATTGCTCTATCTGATGTTGAAG GTTTGTACGACAGTCCCCCAGGAACAGATGATGCCAAGCTCATTGATATATTCTATCCTGGAGACCAGCAGTCAATCACATTCGGCACTAAGTCTAGAGTCGGCATTGGTGGGATGGAAGCCAAG GTGAAAGCAGCCCTCTGGGCACTACAGGGTGGGACGTCAGTTGTCATTGCCAATGGCACAAATCCTAAAGTCACAGGCCACGTCATCACAGACATTGTGGACGGGAAGAAAGTTGGCACCTTCTTCTCTGAAGTGAAACCTGCAG GTCCAACTGTGGAGCAGCAGACAGAGATGGCCCGGCACGCAGGCAGAGCTCTGTCCTCCCTGCACCCTGAACAg aGAGGGGAGATCATCTGCTGTCTTGCTGAGCTGCTTACAGAGAAGAAAGATGAGATTCTCAGTGCCAACAAGAGAGACATGGAGCTAGCAACAACATCCG GGCGTCTCTCCCAGCCTTTGATTGATCGCCTGAGTCTGTCAACTGCTAAGCTGAACAGCCTTGCCATTGGCCTCCGTCAACTTGCTGTGTCCTCTAGAGACAGCGTGGGTCGGGTGCTGAGGAGGACCAGGGTTGCCAACAACCTAGAGCTGGAGCAGATCACTGTTCCCATCGGTGTCCTTCTGGTCATCTTTGAGTCACGTCCTGATTGTCTGCCACAG GTGGCCGCTCTCGCTATTGCCAGTGGGAATGCTTTGCTACTGAAGGGGGGTAAAGAAGCTTCCAACACCAATAAAATTCTGCATCAACTCACTCAGGAAGCACTTTCCATTCATGGGGTGGCAGACGCCATTCAACTG GTGAGCACACGGGAAGAAGTTGAGGATCTGTGCAGGCTAGACAAGATGATCGACCTGATCATTCCAAGAGGCTCGTCCCAGCTGGTACGGGACATCCAAAGGGCAGCTAAGGGTATTCCTGTGCTGGGTCACAGCGAGGGCGTCTGTCACGTCTACGTTGACAGCGATGCCAGCATAGAAAAAGCTATTGCCGTTG TCAGAGACTCCAAATGTGACTACCCAGCGGCCTGCAATGCCATGGAGACCCTCCTTATTCACAGAGATTTGCTGCGAACTCCTATATTTGACCAGATCATTGATATGCTAAGAACAGAACAT GTGAAAATCCATGCAGGTCCCCGGTTTGCATCCTATTTAACTTTCAGCCCATCTGAGGTGAAGTCTCTGAGGACCGAGTACGGGGACCTGGAGTGCTGCATAGAGGTGGTAGACAGCATGCAGGATGCTGTGGACCACATCCACAAATACGGCAGCTCCCACACTGATGTCATTGTTACAGAAAACGAGGAGACGGCTGAACAGTTTCTGCAGCAGGTGGACAGTGCCTGTGTATTCTGGAACTCCAGCTCTCGCTTTGCAGATGGCTACCGCTTTGGCCTAG GAGCTGAGGTTGGTATCAGTACGGCACGGATACATGCCAGAGGTCCTGTGGGTTTGGAGGGGCTTCTGACCACCAAATGGGTCCTTCGAGGTGAAGGGCACACTGTGGCCGACTTCTCTGAGCAAGGCAGTATGAAATACCTTCATGAAAACATCCCGGTCCCCCAGGGGAGCTTTAGTTAG
- the LOC123984373 gene encoding delta-1-pyrroline-5-carboxylate synthase-like isoform X1, whose translation MFARLALCSRLPSIRQSNVCPVSIRTFSQVKFLRSRPHGKSFAHRSELKQAKRIVVKLGSAVVTRDECGLALGRLASIVEQVAMLQNQGREMMIVTSGAVAFGKQRLRHEILLSQSVRQALHSGQNQLKEMSVPVLEARACAAAGQSGLMALYEAMFTQYSTCTAQILVTNLDFHDEQKRRNLNSTLHELLRMNIVPIINTNDAVVPPPVPSSDLQGVNVISIKDNDSLAARLAVEMKADLLIALSDVEGLYDSPPGTDDAKLIDIFYPGDQQSITFGTKSRVGIGGMEAKVKAALWALQGGTSVVIANGTNPKVTGHVITDIVDGKKVGTFFSEVKPAGPTVEQQTEMARHAGRALSSLHPEQRGEIICCLAELLTEKKDEILSANKRDMELATTSGRLSQPLIDRLSLSTAKLNSLAIGLRQLAVSSRDSVGRVLRRTRVANNLELEQITVPIGVLLVIFESRPDCLPQVAALAIASGNALLLKGGKEASNTNKILHQLTQEALSIHGVADAIQLVSTREEVEDLCRLDKMIDLIIPRGSSQLVRDIQRAAKGIPVLGHSEGVCHVYVDSDASIEKAIAVVRDSKCDYPAACNAMETLLIHRDLLRTPIFDQIIDMLRTEHVKIHAGPRFASYLTFSPSEVKSLRTEYGDLECCIEVVDSMQDAVDHIHKYGSSHTDVIVTENEETAEQFLQQVDSACVFWNSSSRFADGYRFGLGAEVGISTARIHARGPVGLEGLLTTKWVLRGEGHTVADFSEQGSMKYLHENIPVPQGSFS comes from the exons ATGTTTGCCAGACTGGCCTTGTGCTCTCGGCTGCCATCCATCCGGCAGTCAAATGTCTGTCCTGTCTCTATCAGAACGTTTTCCCAGGTTAAAT TCTTGCGCTCACGTCCCCATGGGAAGTCTTTTGCTCACCGCAGTGAGTTAAAGCAGGCCAAACGCATTGTAGTGAAGCTGGGGAGTGCTGTGGTGACACGAGATGAGTGCGGTCTGGCACTGGGACGGCTGGCTTCAATAGTAGAGCAG GTGGCCATGCTGCAGAATCAAGGCAGGGAGATGATGATTGTCACCAGTGGTGCTGTGGCGTTTGGGAAGCAGAGACTGAGACATGAGATCCTGCTGTCTCAGAGCGTCAGACAGGCTTTGCATTCTGGACAGAACCAACTCAAAGAGATG TCAGTTCCAGTTTTGGAGGCAAGGGCATGTGCAGCTGCAGGACAGAGCGGTCTGATGGCCTTGTATGAAGCTATGTTCACCCAGTACAGCACCTGCACTGCACAA ATTCTGGTCACCAACTTGGATTTTCACGATGAGCAGAAGCGGCGCAACCTGAACAGCACTCTCCATGAACTGCTCCGCATGAACATAGTTCctatcatcaacaccaatgatGCTGTTGTTCCGCCCCCTGTTCCTAGCAGTGACTTGCAGGGGGTAAAT GTAATAAGCATCAAAGATAATGACAGCTTGGCTGCACGGTTGGCTGTTGAAATGAAAGCAGACCTCCTTATTGCTCTATCTGATGTTGAAG GTTTGTACGACAGTCCCCCAGGAACAGATGATGCCAAGCTCATTGATATATTCTATCCTGGAGACCAGCAGTCAATCACATTCGGCACTAAGTCTAGAGTCGGCATTGGTGGGATGGAAGCCAAG GTGAAAGCAGCCCTCTGGGCACTACAGGGTGGGACGTCAGTTGTCATTGCCAATGGCACAAATCCTAAAGTCACAGGCCACGTCATCACAGACATTGTGGACGGGAAGAAAGTTGGCACCTTCTTCTCTGAAGTGAAACCTGCAG GTCCAACTGTGGAGCAGCAGACAGAGATGGCCCGGCACGCAGGCAGAGCTCTGTCCTCCCTGCACCCTGAACAg aGAGGGGAGATCATCTGCTGTCTTGCTGAGCTGCTTACAGAGAAGAAAGATGAGATTCTCAGTGCCAACAAGAGAGACATGGAGCTAGCAACAACATCCG GGCGTCTCTCCCAGCCTTTGATTGATCGCCTGAGTCTGTCAACTGCTAAGCTGAACAGCCTTGCCATTGGCCTCCGTCAACTTGCTGTGTCCTCTAGAGACAGCGTGGGTCGGGTGCTGAGGAGGACCAGGGTTGCCAACAACCTAGAGCTGGAGCAGATCACTGTTCCCATCGGTGTCCTTCTGGTCATCTTTGAGTCACGTCCTGATTGTCTGCCACAG GTGGCCGCTCTCGCTATTGCCAGTGGGAATGCTTTGCTACTGAAGGGGGGTAAAGAAGCTTCCAACACCAATAAAATTCTGCATCAACTCACTCAGGAAGCACTTTCCATTCATGGGGTGGCAGACGCCATTCAACTG GTGAGCACACGGGAAGAAGTTGAGGATCTGTGCAGGCTAGACAAGATGATCGACCTGATCATTCCAAGAGGCTCGTCCCAGCTGGTACGGGACATCCAAAGGGCAGCTAAGGGTATTCCTGTGCTGGGTCACAGCGAGGGCGTCTGTCACGTCTACGTTGACAGCGATGCCAGCATAGAAAAAGCTATTGCCGTTG TCAGAGACTCCAAATGTGACTACCCAGCGGCCTGCAATGCCATGGAGACCCTCCTTATTCACAGAGATTTGCTGCGAACTCCTATATTTGACCAGATCATTGATATGCTAAGAACAGAACAT GTGAAAATCCATGCAGGTCCCCGGTTTGCATCCTATTTAACTTTCAGCCCATCTGAGGTGAAGTCTCTGAGGACCGAGTACGGGGACCTGGAGTGCTGCATAGAGGTGGTAGACAGCATGCAGGATGCTGTGGACCACATCCACAAATACGGCAGCTCCCACACTGATGTCATTGTTACAGAAAACGAGGAGACGGCTGAACAGTTTCTGCAGCAGGTGGACAGTGCCTGTGTATTCTGGAACTCCAGCTCTCGCTTTGCAGATGGCTACCGCTTTGGCCTAG GAGCTGAGGTTGGTATCAGTACGGCACGGATACATGCCAGAGGTCCTGTGGGTTTGGAGGGGCTTCTGACCACCAAATGGGTCCTTCGAGGTGAAGGGCACACTGTGGCCGACTTCTCTGAGCAAGGCAGTATGAAATACCTTCATGAAAACATCCCGGTCCCCCAGGGGAGCTTTAGTTAG
- the habp2 gene encoding hyaluronan-binding protein 2, with protein MNPKLLFFCLFLAVLLIPAELKHEKHKNRHEHGHPEHPKHKKIGRFKDIIEDAFFEIIDRVGDSDDDDDDDQSNSDWLFELQEPEGQCNPNPCQNNGVCEQKGKRRFKCDCPRPYKGKRCERGPKICRKGTCGRGECVLTLTHPFYQCKCKLPFQPPHCTSFSLCEPNPCRNGGICIKDGNDFLCRCPQGYRGHFCHVAPGDCYVDDGESYRGNVTETDDGYECLYWNSHLVLEKGADRKSFENKDGLGPHNFCRNPDGERMPWCFFRRGHRLLWDYCDVTKCPKPTGIAPTEVVPTNPDPTSLQPEPTKPEPTKPESTATTRPATSTLPTTENPTQVPQPSFAPTDVPFIPDATTSPLQFTMCGMPQPKKPITRIFGGLKVAPGALPWQVSLQVRPKNSNQAFRHTCGGVLIASCWVLTAGHCIDQKKDMKVVMGSLSLNTDESARQTIKVEEAILHENYRETTKAVYNDIALLRLNGTGGVCANETQFVKTACLPDAQLPDGMECTISGWGATEQSDYGSNNLLEANVLLINQQKCSEPAIYGRVLDNTMFCAGHLQGGVDSCQGDSGGPLTCNPNNTHVIYGLVSWGDQCGRKNKPGVYTRVTHFLDWIKSKTQAASP; from the exons ATGAACCCAAAGCTCCTCTTCTTTTGCCTCTTCCTAGCAGTGCTCCTCATACCAGCAGAA ctgaaacatgaaaagcaCAAGAACCGTCATGAGCATGGGCATCCTGAACAtcctaaacataaaaaaataggAAGATTTAAGGACATAATTGAAG aCGCCTTCTTTGAGATCATAGACAGAGTTGGTGATAgtgatgatgacgatgacgaTGACCAAAGTAATTCAGACTGGCTTTTTGAACTTCAAGAGCCAGAAG gCCAATGCAATCCAAACCCTTGCCAGAACAATGGAGTGTGTGAGCAGAAAGGCAAGAGAAGATTCAAATGTGATTGTCCCAGGCCTTACAAGGGAAAGAGATGCGAGAGAG GTCCTAAAATTTGTCGAAAGGGTACATGCGGGCGTGGTGAATGCGTGCTGACCTTAACTCACCCGTTCTATCAGTGCAAATGCAAGTTGCCCTTCCAGCCTCCACACTGCACAAGTT TTTCACTGTGTGAGCCTAATCCATGTAGGAATGGAGGAATATGCATCAAGGATGGTAATGACTTTCTCTGCCGGTGCCCTCAAGGGTACAGAGGACATTTTTGCCATGTTG CCCCAGGTGACTGCTATGTGGATGATGGAGAGTCATATAGGGGCAATGTCACTGAGACAGATGACGGCTATGAATGCCTGTACTGGAACTCTCACCTCGTCCTGGAGAAAGGAGCTGATCGCAAGTCCTTTGAGAACAAAGATGGACTTGGGCCTCACAACTTCTGCAG AAACCCAGACGGAGAAAGGATGCCCTGGTGTTTCTTCAGACGAGGCCACAGGTTGCTGTGGGACTACTGTGATGTCACAAAGTGTCCTAAACCAACAG gtatTGCGCCAACAGAAGTTGTCCCTACAAACCCTGATCCCACTTCTCTCCAGCCCGAACCTACGAAACCTGAACCTACGAAACCTGAATCTACAGCAACCACAAGGCCAGCAACTTCCACTCTCCCAACGACTGAGAATCCCACCCAGGTTCCACAACCTTCTTTTGCACCTACTGATGTTCCTTTCATCCCCGATGCCACCACTTCACCGCTACAGTTCACCATGTGTGGGATGCCACAGCCGAAAAAGCCCATTACCCGAATCTTTGGGGGTCTGAAGGTCGCTCCTGGGGCTTTACCCTGGCAGGTTTCCTTGCAAGTAAGACCAAAGAACTCCAACCAGGCATTCAGACACACGTGTGGAGGAGTTCTCATCGCAAGCTGCTGGGTACTGACAGCTGGACACTGCAT TGATCAAAAGAAGGACATGAAGGTGGTTATGGGGAGTCTGTCACTGAATACGGACGAGTCAGCAAGGCAAACAATAAAAGTGGAAGAGGCTATTCTACATGAGAACTACAGGGAGACTACTAAAGCGGTTTACAATGATATAG CCTTGTTGAGGTTGAACGGCACTGGTGGAGTTTGTGCCAATGAGACCCAGTTTGTGAAGACAGCCTGTCTGCCTGATGCCCAACTGCCTGATGGGATGGAGTGTACCATTTCCGGATGGGGTGCCACTGAGCAAT ctgaCTATGGCTCCAACAACCTGTTGGAAGCTAATGTACTGCTAATCAACCAACAAAAGTGCTCTGAACCCGCTATTTATGGCAGAGTCCTGGATAATACTATGTTCTGTGCTGGCCACCTGCAGGGAGGGGTGGATTCCTGCCAG GGTGACTCTGGAGGACCACTGACTTGTAACCCGAACAATACCCATGTAATTTATGGTCTGGTGAGTTGGGGAGACCAATGTGGAAGGAAGAACAAGCCTGGGGTCTACACAAGGGTCACTCACTTCCTGGACTGGATCAAGTCAAAGACTCAAGCAGCATCTCCATAA